The region TAAGACACCAGCCCGACCATCATCACACCTCCAGCTGCTTCAACCTCTCAACAAGCTCATCCCTCTCAACATCGCTTGCAATCAGGTCTATTCCCTCAATTTCAGCAATTCTGACTGCCAGTCTGTCCACATTTTCACCGTTAATTGGATTCAGAACTACGACAGAGGGTTTGAGGTTGGCGACCCTCACGGCGACCATCGGGGATCTTCCGGTGGTAACACCGGTGAAAATCAAAGCCCTCTCGCTCGTAAGGCCGTAAAGCTTGTAAAAGTCATAGCTGCTCAGGGACAGTATTGCCCTAAGGCTGTCAACAACCGTATGGCCCATCGCCATTCTGCCAAAATCGGTTATCAGCTCACCGTCAATGATTTCGGCAAGCCTCTTTGACGGTACCGGTCCGGAGTACTCCGTTATATCCTGAATAACGTCAAACTCCACACCCAGTAAATCCTTATACCTGGAGACGGTCTTCCAGCCCCTCTCCCTGTCTATGTCAAGGAGAGACTCAACAAGCTTTTTGATAAAACTCATGCCCGGAGATTTTCTTCTTCCAGCCTCATAATCGCTTATAACGGATGGAGTTATACCAAGCCTCTCTGCAAGTTCCTTCTGTGAGACCTCAAACAGAGCCCTCCACTTCTTTATGGACTCACCATAATTTTCAGAAAAAACTATATTTCCAGCAATGATCTCTGCAAATCGTCTGGCTATCAGTTCCATGTGGCAAGTGTAGAAATGAACTTTATAAATTCTTCGATTGGCGAACTATGTTTCGTCCAACAACGATTTGGTGCCGGAGTAAATCACCTCGCCGAGAAGAGATACAGTCTCCCTGGCATCATCATGAAACCCCATGTCGATCTGAGCCGCTATCTTCCCCAGAACTTTGAGCAATTCGTGGAAAAACTCCTTTTTTATGCAGACTCTGCCATCAATCAATTCAAATTCTGCAAGAATCCCGCCAATTTCCTCAATCTCTTTCACAAAAATTTTTAAACCTTTCCGAATTAAAACTTTTCAGATTCACACTTATGGGAGGTGATGCTATGAGAATCTGGTTCATCGGTGCTTATGGTATTGTTTCTACTACTGCAATGGCTGGTGGAAAGCTCATAGAGCAGGGCAGGATAGATACCACGGGACTCGTCAGTTCACTTCCTCAGTTTGAAGGAATAGAAAAATACGCTCCACTCAACTTCGAGTTTGGAGGTCATGAGGTAAGAAAGGCGGACAATGCCTACGTGGCAGCACTCCAGCACTGGGAGCAGAACAGGCACTTCGAGAAAGAACACCTTGAAGAAGTTAGAAGTGAGCTTGAGCAGATCAGAGCGAGCAGGGGAACTGCCATAAACTGCGGCAGTGGAGTTCAAGCTCTTGGCGAGCTTGACATCCTGGAAAACGAGAAAAAAACCCTTGCAGAGATAGTGGAACAGCTGGAGAAAGACCTCAAATCCTTCGCAGACGATGACACGGTTGTCATCAACTCGGCCTCCACAGAGCCGCTGCTCAATTACAGCGAAAAATATCATGGGTCCCTCGACGGTTTTGAAGAGATGATCGAAAACGATGTCAAGGAGCATGCAAGCGCAAGCATACTCTATGCCTACGTTGCGCTGAAGAACCGCATCCCCTACGGGAACTTCACTCCAAGCGCAGGCTCATCAATCCCTGCACTCAAGGAGCTTGCAATTGAGAAAAAGGTACCGCATGCCGGCAACGACGGCAAGACCGGAGAGACACTGGTAAAAACAACCCTCGCACCCATGTTTGCCTACAGGAATCTGAAGGTGCTGGGCTGGATGAGCTACAACATCCTGGGAGACCTCGACGGCCTTGTGCTGAGCCACAGGGAGAACAAGGAGAGCAAGGTCATAAGCAAAGACAAGGTTCTCGAAAAGATTTACGGCTATTCACCTTTCAGCATCACCCAGATAGAGTACTTCCCGTCGCTGGTGGACAACAAGACCGCCTTTGACTTCATACACTTCCAGGGATTCATGGGAACGCAGATGAAGTTCTACTTCATCTGGGATGCGATCGATGCCATTGTCGCGGCACCGCTCACCATAGACATCGCCAGATTTCTGCTGTTCGCCAAGAAGAAAGGCCTCTACGGAGTCATAAAAGAAATGGGATTCTTCTTCAAGAGTCCGATGGACACGAACAACGTGAATACCCATTCTCAGTTCGTTGAGCTGGTCGAGTGGTTCAGAGAAAACATCTAACCCTGCATCATTCAACACGCTTTCCACTTTTTTCCATGGATCGGTGGCCTTGCAGTATTCAGTAACAGTCGATCTCCATAAAAAACGGTTTTATGTCAATAACAGGAGTTCCCGTTACCGCATCGAGATTCCTGACCACCAGCACATTATTCTCGATTCCAAGAAGCTCAACGACCGAAAGTCCAATCGGATTTGGTCTCTCCGGAGACCTTATTGAAAACACACCCCTGACACCATCTGTCCAGGATGGTTTCACCTTCAAAACATCTCTCCTGGAGAGGTGGAACCAGTACAGAACGATAATTCTGTCAAACCCTTCAAGCCCCTCCAGACCGTCTGAAAACTCGTCGTAGATTTTTATTCTCGATACTTTATCGCCAAAGATACCCTGTCTCGGGGCAGATTCCGTGCTGGGATAGCCTTCCACAACCTCGCCTATTGGAGTAAGTCTCATACGCCCGGACCCCATTCATTTCAGAAGATTCTCGACAAATTCTTCCGGAGTGTGAACATCGCCGATCCATTTGAAGTCAGACAGATTGTACGTAAGGAGTGTCCCCTTTCTGTTTTTAACTGTAGCACCTATGAAATAATCCCTAATCCTGCTTTTTTCGTTGCAGTATTTTGAGGCAAGTTCAACATCCTCCTTCGTTAATGGAACTATCTCAAATTCATATTTTTTCAGTATATTTTCGTATTTTTCAACCTCGCCCCCATACAACGAAAATCCCCAGAGTATCTCGAAATGTACTATGCAGGACATTTTAAAGGTGAAATTATTCACCTTTATTTTTGCGAGGCTTTTTATCGTATCTTTGTAACCTTCTTCTCTGTTTAACACCCTTACCAGAACATTAGTATCTAAAAACACATCAGACATCAAAACTCTCCCCAATAGTTTCCTGAAGTTTCTTCAACTT is a window of Geoglobus acetivorans DNA encoding:
- the tsaA gene encoding tRNA (N6-threonylcarbamoyladenosine(37)-N6)-methyltransferase TrmO; amino-acid sequence: MRLTPIGEVVEGYPSTESAPRQGIFGDKVSRIKIYDEFSDGLEGLEGFDRIIVLYWFHLSRRDVLKVKPSWTDGVRGVFSIRSPERPNPIGLSVVELLGIENNVLVVRNLDAVTGTPVIDIKPFFMEIDCY
- a CDS encoding inositol-3-phosphate synthase: MRIWFIGAYGIVSTTAMAGGKLIEQGRIDTTGLVSSLPQFEGIEKYAPLNFEFGGHEVRKADNAYVAALQHWEQNRHFEKEHLEEVRSELEQIRASRGTAINCGSGVQALGELDILENEKKTLAEIVEQLEKDLKSFADDDTVVINSASTEPLLNYSEKYHGSLDGFEEMIENDVKEHASASILYAYVALKNRIPYGNFTPSAGSSIPALKELAIEKKVPHAGNDGKTGETLVKTTLAPMFAYRNLKVLGWMSYNILGDLDGLVLSHRENKESKVISKDKVLEKIYGYSPFSITQIEYFPSLVDNKTAFDFIHFQGFMGTQMKFYFIWDAIDAIVAAPLTIDIARFLLFAKKKGLYGVIKEMGFFFKSPMDTNNVNTHSQFVELVEWFRENI
- a CDS encoding PIN domain-containing protein, encoding MSDVFLDTNVLVRVLNREEGYKDTIKSLAKIKVNNFTFKMSCIVHFEILWGFSLYGGEVEKYENILKKYEFEIVPLTKEDVELASKYCNEKSRIRDYFIGATVKNRKGTLLTYNLSDFKWIGDVHTPEEFVENLLK
- a CDS encoding helix-turn-helix domain-containing protein; this translates as MELIARRFAEIIAGNIVFSENYGESIKKWRALFEVSQKELAERLGITPSVISDYEAGRRKSPGMSFIKKLVESLLDIDRERGWKTVSRYKDLLGVEFDVIQDITEYSGPVPSKRLAEIIDGELITDFGRMAMGHTVVDSLRAILSLSSYDFYKLYGLTSERALIFTGVTTGRSPMVAVRVANLKPSVVVLNPINGENVDRLAVRIAEIEGIDLIASDVERDELVERLKQLEV